Proteins co-encoded in one Afipia sp. P52-10 genomic window:
- a CDS encoding acyl-CoA dehydrogenase family protein has product MSHPSASVSQRAAEIASRVEAFVRETIIPYEKDPRRSSHGPTDALVMEMRAKARAAGVLTPHILPDGDHLTQRETAHVLKKTGLSPLGPLACNTAAPDEGNMYLLGKVGTPEQKHHFLKQLVEGHARSAFFMTEPASEGGAGSDPSMMQTTAHRSGNHWVVNGRKAFITGADGAKVGIVMAQSEEGACMFLVDLPNPAIRIERVLDTIDSSMPGGHAVITIDNLRVPADQMLGASGEGFKYAQVRLSPARLSHCMRWHGAATRAHEIATAYVCGRQAFGKLLIDHEGVGFQLADNLIDLKQAELMIDWCADVLDAGSLGTAESSMAKVAVSDALFRVADRCVQVMGGTGVTQDTIVEQVFREVRAFRIYDGPTEVHKWSLAKKIKRDFMAHAK; this is encoded by the coding sequence ATGTCACATCCATCAGCCTCTGTTTCCCAGCGCGCGGCAGAGATCGCTTCGCGGGTCGAAGCCTTCGTGCGCGAAACCATCATTCCTTATGAGAAGGATCCGCGCCGCTCCAGCCATGGGCCGACCGATGCGCTCGTGATGGAAATGCGTGCCAAAGCCCGCGCCGCCGGCGTGCTGACACCGCACATCCTGCCTGACGGCGATCATCTGACCCAGCGCGAGACCGCGCATGTGCTGAAGAAGACCGGTTTGTCGCCGCTCGGACCGCTTGCCTGCAACACCGCGGCTCCGGACGAAGGCAACATGTACCTGCTCGGCAAGGTCGGCACCCCCGAGCAAAAGCACCATTTCCTGAAACAGCTCGTCGAAGGGCACGCACGCTCGGCCTTCTTCATGACCGAACCGGCCAGCGAGGGCGGCGCCGGTTCCGATCCTTCGATGATGCAGACGACGGCGCATCGGAGCGGCAATCACTGGGTGGTCAACGGCCGTAAAGCCTTCATCACAGGCGCCGATGGCGCCAAGGTTGGCATCGTGATGGCCCAGTCGGAGGAAGGCGCCTGCATGTTCCTGGTCGATCTGCCCAATCCGGCGATCCGCATCGAGCGCGTGCTCGATACCATCGACTCATCAATGCCCGGTGGCCATGCCGTCATCACCATCGACAACCTGCGCGTCCCTGCCGACCAGATGCTCGGCGCCAGCGGCGAAGGCTTCAAATATGCCCAGGTCCGACTGAGCCCGGCGCGGCTATCGCATTGCATGCGTTGGCACGGAGCAGCCACCAGGGCCCATGAGATCGCGACCGCTTATGTCTGCGGACGGCAGGCATTCGGCAAGCTGCTGATCGATCACGAAGGCGTCGGCTTCCAGCTCGCCGATAACCTGATCGATCTGAAGCAAGCCGAACTGATGATCGATTGGTGCGCCGATGTGCTGGACGCCGGCTCCCTCGGCACGGCCGAGAGCTCCATGGCCAAGGTTGCCGTCTCCGACGCCCTGTTCCGCGTCGCCGATCGCTGCGTTCAGGTGATGGGCGGCACCGGGGTCACCCAGGACACCATCGTCGAACAGGTCTTCCGGGAAGTCCGCGCCTTCCGCATCTATGACGGCCCGACCGAAGTCCACAAGTGGTCGCTGGCGAAGAAGATCAAGCGCGACTTCATGGCTCACGCGAAATAG
- a CDS encoding UDP-glucose/GDP-mannose dehydrogenase family protein, with the protein MRISMIGAGYVGLVSGACLADFGHEVVCVDNDQEKVALLNRGETPIYEPQLGQIIAANVTEERLRFTTALGESVADADAVFIAVGTPSRRGDGHADLSYVYSAAREVAAALSDSTVVVTKSTVPVGTGDEVERIIRSERKNIEAPVVSNPEFLREGAAVHDFKHPDRIVIGTDDERARDVMREIYRPLHLNASPLMFTDRRSAELIKYASNAFLATKITFINEIADLSEKIGANVQDVARGMGLDKRIGPKFLHPGPGFGGSCFPKDSTALAKTARDYEAPLRLVETVIDVNDHRKRAMAKKVATALGGNLRDKTIAVLGLTFKPNTDDIRESPSMPLITALQDFGATVRAYDPAGMERFRQTADHVEFCANAYECAADAHAIVIVTEWDQFRALDFKRLASVMACPVIVDLRNVYEPDEVTRSGFLYSCVGRPLSLSY; encoded by the coding sequence ATGCGGATTTCGATGATTGGTGCAGGATATGTCGGATTGGTTTCGGGCGCGTGCCTGGCGGATTTCGGGCACGAGGTCGTTTGCGTCGACAACGACCAGGAGAAGGTGGCGCTGTTGAATCGCGGCGAGACGCCGATCTACGAGCCGCAGCTCGGCCAGATCATCGCTGCCAACGTAACCGAGGAACGGCTGCGTTTTACGACCGCGCTCGGCGAATCCGTGGCTGACGCCGACGCGGTGTTCATCGCCGTCGGCACGCCTTCGCGGCGCGGGGACGGGCACGCGGATCTTTCATACGTCTATTCGGCGGCGCGCGAGGTTGCCGCTGCCCTGTCGGATTCGACCGTCGTCGTCACCAAATCGACCGTTCCGGTCGGGACCGGAGACGAGGTCGAACGGATCATCCGCTCCGAGCGCAAGAATATCGAAGCGCCGGTGGTCTCGAATCCGGAGTTCCTGCGCGAAGGGGCTGCTGTGCATGATTTCAAGCATCCGGATCGGATCGTCATCGGCACCGACGATGAGCGGGCGCGTGATGTGATGCGCGAGATTTATCGTCCGCTCCATCTCAATGCGTCGCCGCTCATGTTCACCGATCGTCGGAGCGCCGAGCTGATCAAGTACGCGTCGAATGCCTTTTTGGCGACCAAGATCACCTTCATTAACGAGATCGCAGACCTGTCGGAGAAGATCGGAGCGAACGTGCAGGACGTCGCGCGCGGCATGGGGTTGGACAAGCGGATCGGCCCCAAATTCCTGCATCCTGGGCCAGGTTTTGGCGGTTCGTGTTTCCCGAAGGATTCGACGGCGCTGGCGAAGACCGCGCGGGATTACGAAGCCCCGCTGCGCCTCGTTGAAACGGTCATCGATGTCAACGACCATCGCAAGCGGGCCATGGCGAAGAAGGTCGCCACCGCTCTCGGCGGCAACCTGCGCGACAAGACGATTGCCGTGCTGGGGCTGACGTTCAAGCCGAACACGGACGACATCCGCGAATCGCCGTCGATGCCGCTGATCACGGCGTTGCAGGATTTCGGCGCGACGGTGCGTGCCTATGACCCGGCGGGAATGGAGCGCTTCCGGCAGACGGCGGATCACGTCGAATTTTGCGCAAATGCCTACGAATGCGCCGCCGATGCGCATGCGATCGTCATCGTCACCGAATGGGATCAGTTTCGCGCGCTCGATTTCAAACGGCTTGCCTCGGTCATGGCCTGTCCGGTCATCGTCGATCTCAGGAACGTCTATGAGCCGGATGAGGTGACCCGCAGCGGATTTCTTTATAGCTGCGTCGGCCGTCCGCTTTCGCTATCCTACTGA